The Babylonia areolata isolate BAREFJ2019XMU chromosome 22, ASM4173473v1, whole genome shotgun sequence genome contains a region encoding:
- the LOC143297019 gene encoding uncharacterized protein LOC143297019, giving the protein MASDQCQRHPGERLRFVCQACTLPICRDCKMTRHEGHPTTDLDLAACHLREKLKEEREEVERRLRVVRLLEDKMSASIASFLTSMDSVQATVDTKADAVQEWAQRYRLLTERRLKGLRKDVNRDMKAALGHLTDNVRYLQQVSDVMDRALEEGASDQHVARVYADFRHVHKAGQPENWELSAHVAEHAWEMTAPCSPPDVCQAAIQAFLGLPLPARLVSTVPPGCCWSFCTRLCPADSCARRVTRLLPMADGSVSVLYSDGRSPPCLAHYAPDGQKRQERVVDGEGEEWGEVVMVELVNCQLALFSPTSLTWQTGAPRPPPCPGDPPAPPPTVLFLRPGSSGGSQVCEISYPLSGQRGEPSVLLDLPVKDAVRAVSSSSGRHLAVLRACQKVEVFSRQGGGALCSLHVRQALKQAVLTDLCFCRLQDREVLLLAESFHSVILVTDHLHDCLLTAFFPAPHPHPTCLSTDVAGGLWMGFEGGEVVAGVRVSGEEEEPDFEEDDEGYMVPADLYQDIMALGQPSPSPSIHAAEPEPPELPPKLCDSPSGGHDPVELPPPPPRRPGTGPSPRLRATLKRQLRTMLLPPDMSPLPPPQEDSPPDSPPASSPLPSPPPSAGALSSGAHSSEGVPGDRAPGGNRRRPPPPPPPVVQRVSPRHQNKEDWVPGRGPALSLSLHKERPSGPREVPIPPKVDPNPPEEEPYSPMLPPKPIKEEPIPPKEVPKKAPKPTWPVKPYTAANRDASDQQDG; this is encoded by the exons atgGCCTCTGATCAGTGCCAGCGTCACCCCGGGGAAAGGCTTCGCTTTGTGTGCCAGGCCTGCACCCTCCCCATCTGCCGGGACTGCAAGATGACCCGCCACGAGGGTCACCCCACCACTGACCTTGACCTGGCCGCCTGTCACCTGCGGGAGAAgctgaaggaggagagagaggaggtggagcgGAGGCTGAGGGTGGTCCGGCTGCTGGAGGACAAGATGTCGGCGTCCATAGCGTCCTTCCTGACCTCCATGGACAGTGTTCAGGCCACCGTGGACACGAAGGCGGACGCCGTGCAGGAGTGGGCGCAGCGCTACAGACTGCTGACGGAGCGGCGGCTGAAGGGGCTGAGGAAGGACGTCAACAGGGACATGAAGGCGGCGCTGGGCCACCTGACAGACAACGTCCGCTACCTGCAGCAGGTCAGTGACGTCATGGACCGCGCTCTGGAGGAAGGCGCCAGTGACCAGCACGTGGCCCGGGTTTACGCTGACTTCCGGCACGTGCACAAGGCAGGGCAGCCCGAGAACTGGGAGCTGTCGGCGCACGTGGCGGAGCACGCCTGGGAGATGACGGCGCCGTGCTCCCCCCCTGACGTGTGTCAGGCCGCCATCCAAGCCTTCCTGGGCCTGCCGCTCCCCGCCCGGCTGGTCAGCACGGTGCCGCCTGGCTGTTGCTGGTCCTTCTGCACCAGGCTGTGTCCGGCAGACAGCTGCGCCAGGAGAGTGACCCGCCTCCTGCCCATGGCAGACGGCTCGGTCAGCGTGCTGTACAGTGACGGCCGGTCCCCGCCCTGCCTGGCCCACTACGCCCCCGACGGCCAGAAGCGACAGGAGCGGGtggtggacggggagggggaggagtggggggaagtggtgatggtggagctgGTCAACTGTCAGCTGGCTCTCTTCTCGCCGACCTCGCTCACGTGGCAGACGggcgccccccgacccccgccctgTCCCGgggacccccccgcccctccccccaccgtccTCTTCCTCAGGCCCGGGAGCAGCGGGGGCAGCCAGGTGTGTGAGATCAGCTACCCGCTGAGCGGTCAGCGTGGGGAGCCCTCTGTGCTGCTGGACCTGCCCGTCAAGGACGCGGTCCGGGCGGTGAGCAGCTCCTCGGGCCGCCACCTGGCCGTGCTGAGGGCCTGCCAGAAGGTGGAGGTGTTCTCCAGGCAGGGCGGCGGTGCCCTGTGCAGTCTGCACGTGCGGCAGGCCCTGAAGCAGGCCGTGCTCACCGACCTGTGCTTCTGCCGTCTGCAGGACCGCGAGGTGCTGCTGCTGGCAGAGAGCTTCCACAGCGTCATCCTCGTCACAGACCACCTCCACGACTGCCTCCTCACCGCCTTcttccccgcaccccacccccaccccacgtgtCTCTCCACTGACGTCGCGGGCGGCCTGTGGATGGGGtttgaggggggagaggtggtggcgggtgtcAGAGTctctggggaggaggaggagccggaCTTTGAAGAG GATGATGAAGGCTACATGGTGCCTGCGGACCTCTATCAAGACATCATGGCGCTGGgccagccctccccctcccccagcatacACGCAGCAGAGCCCGAACCCCCGGAGCTGCCCCCCAAGCTCTGCGACAGCCCGTCAGGGGGACACGATCCTGTGGAgctgcccccaccacctccccgccGTCCAGGTACCGGCCCCAGCCCCCGGCTGAGGGCCACTCTGAAGAGACAGCTCCGGACCATGCTGCTGCCGCCAGACATgtcccccttgcctcccccccaGGAGGACTCCCCACCCGACTCCCCACCGGCCTCGtcacccctccccagcccccctccctctgcaGGGGCTCTGTCGTCTGGCGCCCACAGCAGTGAGGGGGTTCCCGGCGATAGGGCGCCTGGGGGGAACAGGCggcgaccccctccccctcctcccccggtcGTTCAGCGGGTCAGTCCCCGTCACCAGAACAAAGAGGACTGGGTACCAGGCCGGGGGCCCGCCCTTTCCCTCAGCCTGCACAAAGAGAGGCCTTCTGGTCCAAGGGAAGTCCCCATCCCTCCAAAGGTAGACCCCAACCCTCCAGAGGAAGAGCCCTACTCCCCAATGTTACCCCCCAAGCCCATAAAGGAAGAGCCTATACCCCCAAAGGAAGTCCCCAAGAAGGCCCCTAAGCCAACGTGGCCTGTCAAACCCTACACTGCAGCCAACAGGGATGCCAGTGACCAGCAAGATGGCTGA